A single window of Nanoarchaeota archaeon DNA harbors:
- a CDS encoding ATP-binding protein gives MDVNKLIDSNPWWLTKKVLEELMGIRREAYELLIKSVTIKEVTIITGVRRSGKSTIMYQMIDALLKNGVAPEQILFINLEDNRLANDSLDEIYSAYKERINPGKKAYVFLDEIQRKEKWELWIRRHYDLKSDCKFIISGSCSYLLKKEYSTLLTGRNLTFDVFPLSFQEFLSFKNIALDLNSLKKGLILEKEKHMVINAFGDYLYYGGFPDITLKEKEFKTKVLAQYFDDLLYKDIVDRHNLNSQKTKDLALYLITNFTGVLSLRTLRAVLGLSYESISDYMSYYKEAFLFFSAEHFAYSMKEQKTNPSKIYCIDNGLRNAVSFKFSKDEGKLAENLVFIELKRREQDAYYWKGKQEVDFIIKYSNQSIEAINVSYSDEIPEREISGLFEFKELFKKTKKLTIITKDTEKTEHGITYIPLWKWMLLE, from the coding sequence ATGGACGTAAATAAACTCATTGATTCAAACCCGTGGTGGCTGACTAAAAAAGTCCTGGAGGAATTAATGGGAATTAGAAGAGAAGCATATGAGTTATTGATAAAATCAGTAACTATAAAAGAAGTTACTATAATAACCGGTGTGCGCAGGTCAGGAAAGAGCACTATTATGTACCAAATGATTGACGCATTGCTGAAAAATGGCGTTGCGCCAGAACAGATATTGTTCATAAATCTTGAAGATAATAGATTAGCAAATGATTCTCTTGATGAGATTTACTCAGCATATAAAGAACGCATAAATCCTGGCAAAAAGGCATATGTTTTTCTTGACGAGATACAGCGAAAAGAAAAATGGGAATTGTGGATACGCAGGCATTATGACCTAAAATCAGACTGCAAATTCATAATATCCGGTTCCTGTTCGTATCTTCTTAAAAAGGAATATTCGACATTACTGACTGGAAGAAATCTGACCTTTGATGTTTTTCCGCTCAGTTTTCAGGAATTTCTTTCTTTCAAAAACATTGCACTAGACCTAAATTCACTAAAAAAGGGCCTGATTCTGGAAAAAGAAAAGCATATGGTAATAAATGCATTTGGAGACTATCTATATTACGGCGGCTTTCCGGACATAACATTAAAAGAAAAAGAATTCAAAACAAAAGTCCTGGCCCAATATTTTGATGACCTGCTTTACAAAGATATTGTAGACCGGCACAACCTAAACAGCCAAAAAACAAAAGACCTCGCTCTATATCTGATAACGAATTTTACCGGCGTTCTTTCACTGAGAACCCTGCGAGCCGTGCTCGGGCTATCTTACGAATCCATAAGTGACTATATGTCCTATTACAAAGAAGCTTTTTTGTTCTTTAGCGCCGAACATTTTGCATATTCTATGAAAGAACAAAAAACAAACCCGTCAAAGATCTACTGCATTGATAATGGATTACGGAACGCCGTCAGCTTCAAGTTCTCAAAGGATGAAGGCAAGCTTGCAGAAAATCTTGTTTTTATAGAGCTCAAGCGCAGGGAACAGGATGCCTATTACTGGAAAGGCAAACAAGAAGTAGATTTTATAATAAAATACAGCAACCAATCTATTGAAGCCATAAATGTTTCTTATTCCGATGAAATCCCAGAACGTGAAATAAGCGGCTTGTTTGAATTTAAAGAATTGTTCAAAAAAACCAAGAAATTGACAATAATTACAAAAGACACAGAAAAAACAGAGCACGGAATAACATACATTCCGCTTTGGAAATGGATGCTCCTTGAATAA
- a CDS encoding winged helix DNA-binding protein, whose amino-acid sequence MPKKDNVLAYLFMHEKPVKIIVGLKNSGEKSYASTLAKCADCTYAHTVKILSTLKKTGLISFEKKGRIKFVVLTEIGSSIAKDLDAFTEKLVKMKQ is encoded by the coding sequence ATGCCGAAAAAAGACAATGTTCTAGCATATCTTTTCATGCACGAAAAGCCTGTGAAAATCATTGTCGGCCTGAAAAACAGCGGCGAAAAAAGCTATGCATCGACACTTGCAAAATGCGCCGACTGCACTTACGCACATACTGTAAAAATTCTTTCTACGCTCAAAAAGACAGGGCTTATCAGCTTTGAGAAAAAGGGCCGGATAAAATTCGTTGTTCTTACTGAAATCGGAAGCTCGATTGCTAAGGATTTGGATGCTTTTACCGAGAAATTGGTGAAAATGAAGCAGTAA
- a CDS encoding orotate phosphoribosyltransferase, which produces MQNIYEVLYSAEAIVFEGKKNFPQGWTTPIYFDVRHILSSPRNFDILTDLLSERVREINPDKIAGAFTGGIPLATAVSLKTNIPMIFVRKELPEKMKSQIEGYLKPGETVLLIDDITRSGESKLGFINGLRQAGGEITDTIVVVEYGIGSREVLKKAGVALTSLATVKDILAHMKKSRKMNETDYNALISKFKATTKKS; this is translated from the coding sequence ATGCAAAATATATACGAAGTCCTTTACAGCGCGGAAGCAATAGTATTTGAAGGAAAGAAAAACTTTCCGCAGGGATGGACAACACCTATTTATTTCGATGTGAGGCACATACTTTCAAGCCCGCGGAATTTTGACATCCTGACAGACCTTCTATCTGAGCGGGTACGTGAAATAAATCCTGACAAAATAGCAGGAGCGTTCACCGGAGGGATACCTCTTGCAACCGCTGTTTCGCTTAAAACAAACATTCCGATGATTTTTGTGAGAAAAGAACTTCCGGAAAAAATGAAGTCACAGATAGAGGGTTATCTTAAGCCTGGTGAAACCGTACTTCTGATTGATGATATCACACGTTCCGGTGAAAGCAAACTCGGTTTCATCAACGGACTAAGGCAGGCGGGTGGAGAAATCACAGACACAATTGTCGTTGTGGAATACGGCATAGGAAGTAGGGAAGTTCTGAAAAAAGCCGGTGTTGCGCTGACATCGCTTGCAACTGTTAAAGACATACTTGCGCACATGAAAAAAAGCAGAAAAATGAATGAAACGGATTATAACGCGCTTATCTCAAAATTCAAAGCGACTACTAAGAAATCATGA
- the pssA gene encoding CDP-diacylglycerol--serine O-phosphatidyltransferase, with amino-acid sequence MARITNHLANAITIGNIVSGFSSIIFTLQADYTNAAIAIFAALIFDGLDGRVARFLDNTSEFGKELDSLSDIVSFGVAPALLVYSATLSSVGLLGAAAAACLVVAGAIRLARFNILKGLKYFLGLPIPVAGVFISALIYTETKIAPKTLAVLVIFIAYLMISKVKYPSFKQNIRSKNLGIFLLVFALFLGIVLALRPDKLLVAPFLFYIAAGPVLEMKNRENML; translated from the coding sequence ATGGCTCGAATAACAAACCATCTTGCAAACGCAATAACTATCGGAAACATAGTGTCCGGATTCAGTTCAATAATATTTACATTACAAGCAGATTACACAAACGCCGCTATTGCGATTTTCGCCGCGCTAATTTTCGACGGACTTGATGGCAGAGTTGCCAGGTTTCTTGACAATACATCAGAATTCGGCAAAGAGCTTGATTCGCTGTCTGATATTGTCTCTTTCGGGGTCGCTCCGGCGCTTCTGGTCTATTCCGCGACGCTTTCATCAGTGGGCCTTCTCGGCGCGGCTGCGGCAGCATGCCTTGTAGTTGCAGGAGCCATCAGGCTTGCGAGATTCAATATATTAAAAGGCCTGAAATATTTTTTGGGCCTGCCGATACCTGTTGCCGGCGTATTCATTTCGGCGCTCATATATACAGAAACAAAAATCGCGCCAAAAACGCTTGCCGTGCTTGTGATATTTATAGCATACCTCATGATTTCAAAAGTAAAGTACCCGAGCTTCAAGCAAAACATACGCTCGAAAAATCTAGGGATATTCCTTTTGGTATTCGCGCTTTTTCTTGGCATTGTGCTTGCATTACGGCCGGACAAGCTGCTTGTTGCGCCGTTCTTGTTCTATATTGCAGCAGGCCCTGTGCTTGAGATGAAAAACCGTGAAAATATGCTTTAG
- a CDS encoding DsbA family protein translates to MICLIALVIFAVLGIFSAKYRGLSKEAFNCVFRRITLRKCETGFDKKMKAGIVSRLMNKSPAAARLMHRHFEAISWLFTITLLVSMYYSGLGLYNYAVYNNCNGQQGDFCIFNAVSGQSEGFALSDIPLNEFPSLGPKDAPVQIVEFGCFQCPYTKAAKPELKKILEKYTGKVRFTFMYAPIPHHVNAIHAAEAAARAAEHGKFMEYHDALFQQQEEISKLTPDEALIVFQNIAEDVGLNATEFETCITSGSAFGKIQQSIDYANKLGISQTPTFYLNGKKLYGQITEADVKKVLGG, encoded by the coding sequence ATGATTTGCCTTATTGCATTAGTTATTTTTGCAGTTCTTGGAATATTTTCAGCGAAGTATAGGGGGCTTTCGAAAGAGGCGTTCAACTGCGTATTTAGAAGAATTACGCTTCGAAAGTGCGAAACAGGATTTGACAAGAAGATGAAGGCCGGAATTGTTTCGCGCCTCATGAATAAAAGCCCTGCGGCGGCAAGATTAATGCACCGTCATTTTGAAGCGATTTCGTGGCTTTTTACAATAACTTTGCTTGTCAGTATGTATTATTCCGGACTCGGCCTTTATAATTATGCCGTTTATAATAATTGCAACGGGCAGCAGGGCGATTTTTGCATATTTAATGCCGTATCCGGGCAGTCAGAAGGATTCGCGCTGTCGGATATACCCCTTAACGAATTTCCGTCGTTAGGCCCGAAAGATGCGCCGGTACAGATTGTGGAATTCGGGTGCTTTCAGTGCCCTTACACAAAGGCGGCGAAGCCGGAATTAAAGAAGATTCTTGAGAAATATACAGGCAAGGTCCGCTTTACATTTATGTACGCCCCGATACCGCACCATGTCAATGCCATCCACGCCGCAGAAGCGGCTGCACGCGCAGCTGAGCACGGAAAGTTTATGGAGTATCATGACGCGCTTTTCCAGCAACAGGAAGAAATAAGCAAGCTTACGCCGGATGAGGCACTGATTGTGTTTCAGAACATTGCAGAAGATGTGGGGCTTAATGCTACTGAATTTGAGACCTGCATCACTTCAGGCAGTGCTTTTGGGAAAATCCAGCAGTCAATAGACTACGCAAATAAGCTCGGCATAAGCCAGACGCCTACATTTTATTTGAACGGGAAAAAGCTATATGGTCAGATAACCGAAGCAGATGTCAAAAAAGTGCTTGGCGGGTGA